A single Longimicrobiaceae bacterium DNA region contains:
- a CDS encoding transposase has product MDFIAFLEKLASAYPDRPLYLVLDNASIHHAKLVREWLKEHPRVHLLFLPAYSGHRYNPIDKVCCT; this is encoded by the coding sequence GTGGACTTCATCGCGTTCCTGGAGAAGCTGGCGAGTGCTTACCCCGACCGGCCGCTGTACCTGGTGCTGGACAACGCGAGCATCCACCACGCGAAGCTCGTCCGGGAGTGGCTGAAGGAGCACCCTCGGGTACATCTGCTCTTTCTACCGGCCTACAGCGGACACCGCTACAACCCGATCGATAAGGTCTGCTGTACCTGA
- a CDS encoding ATP-binding protein, whose amino-acid sequence MGALSYVALTGRPEEALGPYVHPHVLVIDELGYQSYAADAANVLFRVVGIRHLKRRSTLVTTNKPLAALGQVLHDPDLAEAILDRLLERGTHYVLAADPAEPATTKRISRKTP is encoded by the coding sequence ATCGGCGCTCTCTCCTACGTCGCACTCACCGGGCGCCCGGAGGAGGCGCTGGGGCCCTACGTCCACCCGCACGTCCTCGTCATCGACGAGCTCGGCTACCAGAGCTACGCCGCCGACGCCGCCAACGTGCTCTTCCGCGTCGTCGGCATCCGACACCTCAAGCGCCGCTCCACCCTCGTCACCACCAACAAGCCTCTGGCGGCGCTCGGGCAGGTGCTGCATGATCCCGATCTCGCTGAGGCCATCCTCGACCGCCTCCTGGAGCGCGGCACCCACTACGTGCTCGCGGCCGATCCTGCCGAACCCGCAACCACAAAGAGGATCTCACGCAAGACGCCATGA